The proteins below come from a single Rhizobium tropici CIAT 899 genomic window:
- a CDS encoding iron-containing alcohol dehydrogenase — MSTISANWSYPNAFKLGRGRIKELADACKSLGMKKPLLITDRGLASMAITATALDILEEAGLGRAIFADVDPNPNEKNLEAGVKAFKDGGHDGVVAFGGGSGLDLGKCVAFMVGQSRPVWDFEDIGDWWTRASVEGIAPIVAVPTTAGTGSEVGRASVITNSATHVKKIIFHPKFLPGVVIADPELTVGMPKIITAGTGMDAFAHCLEAYSSPFYHPMSAGIALEGMRLVKEFLPRAYREGTDLEARANMMSAAAMGAVAFQKGLGAIHALSHPIGAVYNTHHGMTNAVVMPAVLRFNRKAIEDKIARAAAYLGISGGFDGFYDYVLQLRSELGVPENLSAMGIAPDRIDELSAMAIEDPSAGGNPVPLTLENTKALFRDCF, encoded by the coding sequence ATGAGCACTATCTCAGCCAATTGGAGCTATCCGAACGCCTTCAAGCTCGGCCGTGGCCGGATTAAGGAACTGGCGGACGCCTGCAAGAGCCTGGGCATGAAGAAGCCGCTCCTGATCACCGACCGGGGACTCGCCTCGATGGCGATCACGGCGACGGCGTTGGATATTCTGGAAGAAGCAGGTCTCGGCCGCGCCATCTTCGCTGACGTCGACCCGAACCCGAACGAGAAGAACCTCGAAGCCGGCGTGAAAGCGTTCAAGGACGGCGGCCATGATGGCGTCGTCGCATTCGGCGGCGGTTCCGGTCTCGATCTCGGCAAGTGCGTCGCTTTCATGGTGGGCCAGTCGCGTCCGGTCTGGGATTTCGAAGACATCGGGGACTGGTGGACCCGCGCCAGCGTCGAAGGCATTGCGCCGATCGTCGCGGTGCCGACGACTGCCGGCACCGGTTCGGAAGTCGGCCGCGCCAGCGTCATCACCAATTCCGCAACGCATGTGAAGAAGATCATCTTCCACCCGAAGTTCCTGCCCGGCGTCGTCATCGCCGATCCCGAACTGACCGTCGGCATGCCGAAGATCATCACCGCCGGCACTGGCATGGACGCGTTTGCCCATTGCCTGGAAGCCTATTCCTCGCCGTTCTACCACCCGATGTCGGCCGGTATCGCGCTGGAAGGCATGCGGCTCGTCAAGGAATTCCTGCCGCGCGCCTATCGCGAGGGAACGGATCTCGAAGCCCGCGCCAACATGATGAGCGCCGCCGCCATGGGCGCCGTCGCCTTCCAGAAGGGGCTTGGCGCGATCCACGCGCTGTCGCACCCGATCGGCGCCGTCTACAACACACATCATGGCATGACCAATGCCGTCGTCATGCCGGCCGTCCTGCGTTTCAACCGCAAGGCAATCGAGGATAAGATTGCCCGCGCCGCCGCCTATCTCGGAATTTCGGGCGGTTTCGACGGCTTCTATGATTACGTGCTGCAACTGCGCTCGGAACTCGGCGTGCCGGAAAATCTGTCTGCCATGGGCATCGCGCCTGATCGGATCGACGAGCTCTCCGCCATGGCGATCGAAGACCCGAGTGCCGGCGGCAATCCGGTGCCGCTGACGCTCGAAAATACGAAGGCTTTGTTCCGCGATTGCTTCTGA
- a CDS encoding aldehyde dehydrogenase family protein: MTMITCVSPVNGEVYAERPALSLEAAKDVVARARKAQKDWARRPLEDRVQLVLKGVARLNEMAEIVVPELAWQMGRPIKYGGEYRGFNERSNYVASIAADALAPLVVEDSANFARRIEREPHGVVFVIAPWNYPYMTAINTVAPALMAGNTVILKHASQTLLVGERLVQAFIEAGVPADVFQNVFLDHETTSALIAAGSFNFVNFTGSVEGGRSIERAAAGTFTSLGLELGGKDPGYVMEDADLDAAVDTLMDGATYNSGQCCCGIERIYVHESLYDAFVEKSVAWVSNYKLGNPLDPETSLGPMAHKRFAKVVREQIADAVAKGAKALVDPKLFPADDGGAYLAPQVLVNVDHSMAFMREETFGPAVGIMKVKSDTEALELMNDSPYGLTASLWTKDVERASRIGREIETGTVFMNRADYLDPALCWTGVKETGRGGSLSIIGFQNLTRPKSYHLKKVTA, translated from the coding sequence ATGACCATGATCACATGCGTCTCCCCGGTGAACGGAGAGGTTTATGCCGAGCGTCCGGCGCTTTCGCTGGAAGCCGCCAAGGACGTCGTCGCACGTGCCCGCAAGGCACAGAAGGACTGGGCGCGTCGTCCGCTGGAGGACCGCGTTCAGCTCGTGCTGAAGGGCGTGGCCCGGCTCAATGAGATGGCCGAAATAGTGGTGCCGGAGCTTGCCTGGCAGATGGGCCGCCCAATCAAGTATGGCGGCGAATATCGCGGCTTCAACGAGCGCTCCAACTATGTCGCGTCGATCGCCGCCGATGCGTTGGCACCCTTGGTCGTCGAGGACAGCGCCAATTTTGCCCGCCGCATCGAGCGCGAACCGCATGGCGTCGTTTTCGTCATCGCGCCGTGGAACTATCCCTACATGACGGCGATCAACACGGTTGCGCCGGCGCTGATGGCCGGCAACACCGTCATTCTCAAGCATGCAAGCCAGACGCTGCTCGTCGGCGAGCGGCTGGTGCAGGCTTTCATCGAGGCCGGCGTTCCCGCCGATGTCTTCCAGAATGTCTTCCTCGATCATGAAACGACTTCGGCTCTGATCGCAGCCGGAAGCTTCAACTTCGTCAATTTCACCGGCTCCGTCGAAGGCGGCCGGTCGATCGAGCGTGCGGCAGCCGGCACCTTCACCAGCCTCGGGCTGGAGCTTGGCGGCAAGGATCCGGGCTATGTGATGGAGGATGCCGATCTCGACGCCGCCGTCGACACGCTGATGGATGGAGCGACCTACAACTCCGGTCAGTGCTGCTGCGGCATCGAGCGCATCTATGTGCATGAATCGCTCTATGACGCCTTCGTCGAGAAGTCCGTTGCCTGGGTTTCGAACTACAAGCTCGGCAATCCCCTTGATCCCGAGACGTCGCTCGGGCCGATGGCGCACAAGCGCTTTGCCAAGGTGGTGCGTGAACAGATCGCCGATGCGGTTGCTAAGGGCGCCAAGGCGCTGGTCGACCCGAAGCTGTTCCCGGCTGACGATGGCGGTGCCTATCTCGCGCCGCAGGTTCTCGTCAATGTCGATCATTCCATGGCCTTTATGCGCGAGGAGACCTTCGGCCCTGCCGTCGGCATCATGAAGGTGAAGAGCGACACGGAAGCGCTGGAGCTGATGAATGACAGCCCCTACGGCCTGACGGCTTCGCTCTGGACGAAGGATGTTGAGCGCGCCTCGCGCATCGGCCGAGAAATCGAAACCGGCACCGTCTTCATGAACCGCGCCGATTATCTCGATCCGGCGCTGTGCTGGACTGGCGTCAAGGAAACCGGCCGCGGCGGCTCGCTGTCGATCATCGGCTTCCAAAATCTGACGCGCCCGAAATCCTATCACCTGAAGAAAGTAACCGCATGA
- a CDS encoding glutamine synthetase family protein, which yields MSSSYTFDDLKRDVAEGRIDTVLACQVDMQGRLMGKRFQAEFFIESAWKETHSCNYLQATDIEMETVSGYKSTSWEKGYGDYTMKPDLATLRRIPWLEGTALVLCDVLDHHTHEEVAHSPRAILKKQVKRLEAMGMKAYMASELEFFLFDQSYDSARESGYRNLNLVSGYNEDYHIFQTTKEEDVMRAIRKGLQGAEIPVENSKGEASAGQEEINVRYADALTMADRHAIIKNGCKEIAWSKGKAITFLAKWNYSAAGSSSHIHQSLWSVDGKTPLFFDKEKEHGMTPLMKHYVAGLLTHASEITYFLAPYINSYKRFVAGTFAPTKAIWSTDNRTAGYRLCGAETKSIRIECRVGGSDLNPYLAFAALIAAGLDGIENKLELEAPFVGDAYGAREVREIPRTLRGATEALTNSKMLRAAFGDDVIDHYTRAAEWEQEEYDRRITDWEVARGFERA from the coding sequence ATGAGCAGCAGCTATACGTTCGACGACCTCAAGCGAGATGTGGCCGAAGGGCGCATCGACACGGTTCTGGCATGCCAGGTCGATATGCAGGGCCGGTTGATGGGCAAACGCTTCCAGGCGGAATTCTTCATCGAAAGCGCATGGAAGGAAACGCATAGCTGCAACTATCTGCAGGCGACTGATATCGAGATGGAGACCGTCTCCGGCTACAAGTCGACGAGCTGGGAGAAGGGTTATGGCGACTATACGATGAAGCCCGATCTCGCCACGCTGCGCCGCATTCCCTGGCTTGAGGGCACGGCGCTCGTGCTCTGCGACGTGCTCGACCACCATACTCATGAGGAAGTCGCGCATTCGCCACGCGCTATTCTCAAGAAGCAGGTCAAGCGTCTCGAAGCGATGGGCATGAAGGCCTACATGGCTTCGGAACTTGAATTCTTCCTGTTCGACCAGAGCTACGACAGTGCCCGTGAATCCGGCTATCGCAATCTCAATCTCGTCAGTGGCTACAACGAGGATTACCACATCTTCCAGACCACGAAGGAAGAAGATGTGATGCGGGCGATCCGCAAGGGATTGCAGGGCGCGGAGATCCCTGTCGAAAACTCCAAGGGCGAGGCATCCGCCGGCCAGGAGGAAATCAACGTCCGCTACGCCGATGCTCTGACCATGGCCGACCGCCATGCCATCATCAAGAATGGCTGCAAGGAGATTGCCTGGTCGAAGGGCAAGGCCATTACGTTCCTGGCGAAGTGGAACTACAGCGCTGCGGGCAGTTCCTCCCATATTCATCAGTCGCTCTGGAGTGTAGACGGCAAGACGCCGCTGTTCTTCGACAAGGAAAAAGAACACGGCATGACGCCGCTGATGAAGCACTATGTCGCGGGCCTCCTGACGCACGCCAGCGAAATTACCTATTTCCTTGCGCCCTATATCAATTCCTACAAGCGCTTCGTTGCCGGCACCTTCGCACCCACCAAGGCAATCTGGAGCACGGACAATCGCACCGCCGGTTATCGCCTGTGCGGTGCCGAAACCAAGAGCATTCGCATCGAATGCCGCGTCGGCGGCTCGGATCTCAATCCCTATCTGGCATTTGCTGCCCTGATTGCCGCCGGCCTTGATGGCATCGAAAACAAGCTCGAACTTGAGGCGCCCTTTGTCGGCGATGCCTATGGTGCGCGTGAAGTTCGCGAGATACCGCGCACCCTGCGTGGTGCGACCGAAGCCCTGACCAATTCGAAGATGCTGCGCGCCGCCTTTGGCGACGATGTCATCGATCATTATACCCGCGCTGCCGAATGGGAGCAGGAGGAGTATGATCGTCGCATCACGGATTGGGAAGTGGCGCGCGGATTCGAAAGGGCGTAA